The stretch of DNA TGTTCGACTCGACGGCGAGCCAACTGAACGCCGACGGCGAGCCGCTGACCGACGACTCGCTGGTGGCGGTCTGGGCAGCCGAGACGGCGACCAACGTCGACGAGGACGGCAACGGCGACGCCGTGGTCTACCCCGACGACGGCGACATCCCGCTGGTCAGCAGCGACGGCGGCGTGGTCGGCTTCGGCGCGCCGATCGTCGACAACGGCTCGGCGTTCGGCTTCGGCAACGAGGAGTTCGTGCTGAACGTCCTCGACGCCGAGGCCGACGGGTCGGCGGTGGCGTTCGACGACGGCCACGGACAGTTCTACGACAGCGGCAGCTTCTCCCAGTTCAGTAGCTACGCCGAGGACAACGGGTACGAGGTCGACGCGACGGCGGACCTCGCGGGGGCGCTCCCCGACGCCGACGCGGCGATCGTCACCTCGCCCTCGGTCGCGTTCACGGACGATGAACTCGACGCGCTCGCGACGTTCGTCGACGATGGCGGCGCGCTGCTGCTGTTCGATCAGTCCGACTTCAGCAACTACGATGCGACGGACAACCTCAACGAGATCGCGTCGGCGCTCGATCTGGGCTTCCGGTTCAACGACGATCAGGTGATCGACGAGGAGAACAACGACGGCATCGGGTTCGTCCCGACGACCGACCGATTCAACGCCGACGCGTTCGACTACTTCGCCGACCGACCGGGGATCGCCCCGCCGGAGCTGGAGAAGGGCCAGCAGTACGAGGTGGACGTGATCGACGTGGCCGACGGCGACACCGCCGACGTGCGGTTCCCCAACGGCTGGGTCGATACGGTCCGGATCCTCGGGATCGATACGCCCGAGACGGGCGAGACGGACGAGAACCTCGCCGAGTGGGAGGGGCTGAGCGACGAGGCGTACCTCAAGGCTCGGGGCGACGCCGCGAGCGCGTTCGCGTGGGAGAAACTCGGCGACGAGACCGTCTCGATCCGCTTCGACGACGAGGAGCCGCTACGGGGCGACTTCGGCCGGCTCCTCGCGTACGTCGACGTGGACCAAGACGGCGACGGGAGCTACGAGTACCCCTACAACCGCGCCGCGGTCCGCGAGGGGTACGCTCGGGTCTACGACTCCGGCTTCGGCCAGCACGACAGCTTTCTGCAGGAGGAGTTCGCCGCCCGCGACGAGGGGCTGCGCCTCTGGGCGGAGAGCCACCCCGACGCCTCGGAGACGATCCGCAACGGCGAGGTGACGCAGTTGTTCGCGCCGTACGCCGCCAGCGTTCGGACGGCCGACGGGGCGATCGACTCGAAGCGCGTGCCCGTCGCGGCGTCGTCGACCGCGACCCAGCAGGACGCCGACCTGACGTACGACGGCGACGTGCCGCTCGTAGGGATCGACCAGCACGCCCGCGTCGCGATGGCGGGGTCGGCGCTCGTCGACGAGCAGTTCGAGGACGAGGAGTACCCCGACGTGAGCGAGTACGGCAACTACGCGTTCCTCACCAGCCTGCTCGATCGGCTCGCCGACCGCGAGGGCGACGTGCTGATCGACGGCGGCCACGGGCAGTTCGGGGCCGACCGCTCGATCGGCGCGGAGGACGCCGCCGACTACCTGCGCTACCTCGAAGGCGTCGACCTCGGCTTCGAGCAGGTGAACGACCTCACCGGCGGCCTGCTGGAACGTGGCCGCGCGATCCTGATCTCCGCACCCGCAGAGCCGTTCGCCGACGAGGAGATTACTGCGCTGCAGGAGTTCGTCGCCGACGGCGGCGGCGTCGTCCTGCTGGGCGGCGACGTGCCCGCCGAGCACCGCGAGAACCTCGACGCCGTCGCCGAGGGGCTGGCGACGGATCTCCGGCTCGGCAGCGGCTACGTCGTCGACGAGGAGTCGAACCTCGCTGACGACGCCACTCTCCCGACTACGGCGAACTTCGACGACTGGTACCGCCTGTTCGGCGGCTACGACGCCGACACGAACTACAAAGGCCCGCGCGCCGGCCCCGGCGTGCCGGGCAAGAGCGGTAAGGGGCCCGGGAAGGGCAAAGGCAACGGGAAGAGCAAGGGCCACGGCGACTGATCGATTCACCTTTTTTGCTGCCGACCGGGCGTGTCGCTCGGTTCGGTGACGGACGCGGCCACGGAACAGGCCTCGACCACGGATGAGGGGCGAACCGCCGGCCGGCGGGATGTGCCAAGAGGGAAGTATCAGCAGTCCTCTTCGATGAGCATGCACGACTGGCTGGCCCACCGGGCGCGGAGCACGCCCGACCGGGAGGCCCTCGTCAACGCGAGTTCGGGCAACGCGTGGACGTACGCGACGCTCGACGAGACCGTCGAGGAGATGGCGGGGCGGCTCGCCGCGCTGGGGGTCGCCGAGGGGGACCACCTCGCGGCGGCGATGGAGACCGGCGTCGAGGAGGTCTGCCTGATCCACGCCGCGATGCGGCTCGGCGCGGTGCTGGTGCCGCTCCCACCGGAGTTCACGCCGCCGGAGCTGGCCGAGCGTTTCGACCGCGCCGACGTGGATGCGGTCGTCTGTGACGCCGACACGGAGTCGCAGGTCCGCGGCGCCGTCGAGGGCGCGGAGCCATGGCTCCCCGTGTTCACCATCGACGAGGCCGAGTGGAACGACGCGACGCCGCTCTCGGACGCCGAGCCCGGGGCGTTCACCCCGTCGACGTGGGAGCGCGAGAACACCCAACTGCTGCTGTTCACGTCGGGGACGACCGGCGAGGCCAAGGCGGTGCAGCTGACGACGGGGAACCTCCTGTCGAGCGCCACCGCCAGCGCGTTCCGGCTGGGGATCGACCCCACGGACCGCTGGCTCGTCCCGCTTTCGCTGCACCACATGGGCGGGATCGCCCCCGTCCTCCGATCGACGCTGTACGGGACGACGGTGATCGTCCGGGAGTCGTTCGACCCGGGCGGCACCGTCGACGACCTGCGCGAGTACGACGCCACCTGTATCTCGCTGGTGCCGACGATGCTGCGCCGGATGCTCGAGTCGCGCGGCACGCTCCCGGACAGCCTGCGGTTCGTGCTCGTCGGGGGCGCACCCTGCCCGGAGGAGCTGATCGGGCGCTGCCGGGACTACTCAGTGCCGATCTGCCCGACGTACGGGATGACCGAGACTGCCTCGCAGGTCGCGACCGCGCGCCACGAGGAGGCGTACGACCACCCCGACACCGTCGGCCGGCCGCTGCTCTGGACCGACGTGACCGTCGTCGACTCCGCGGGCAGCCCGGTCGAGCCCGGCGAGTCGGGCGAGCTGGTGGTCCGTGGGCCGACGGTGACGCCCGGCTACTACGACGACCCCGCGGCGACCGGCGAGGCGATCGGCGCCCACGGCCTCCACACCGGCGACGTGGGGTATCGCGACGAGAACGGGCGGCTGTACGTGCTGAACCGGCTGGACGACCGCATCCTCACCGGCGGCGAGAACGTCGACCCCGGCGAGGTCGTCGAGGCGGTCCGGACCCACGCGGCCGTCGATGACGCCGCCGTCGTGGGGCTGGACGACCCCGAGTGGGGTGAAGAGGTCGCCGCGCTGCTCGTCCCGGCCGGCGAGGGCGTGGATATCGACGACCTCGAAGCCCACCTTCGCGAGCGCCTCGCCGGCTTCAAGCTCCCGCGAACGATCGGGATCGCCGAGGAACTCCCCCGAACCGTCTCCGGTACCGTCGAACGCGACGCCGTCCGGGAGCGACTGCGCGAGGAGGACGTGGCGTCGATCGGTCGCGACCAGCCGAGCGCCCGTGCTGCCAGCGACGCCGAGAGCGTCCGTGCGGTCGCTCGCGATGCGGCCGAGGACGAACCGGCCGAACTCCCGGAGGGCGAGTCGCCGTCGGATGGGGAAACTGACGACTCTGACCGAACCACCGACAAGGAGCCCGTGCTGGATCGGGAGCCGGCCGCCGCAGGGGAGAGCGCGACCGAGGACGCCGGCGCGGCTCGTGCGCCCCTCGACGACGATCGGGATGGAGACAGCGCGCTCGACGTGGGCGACGCCGCGGACGAAACACGACTGGGCGGCGCCGCACTCTCGTCGTCGCACGACGCCGCTGACGCCCCGAGCGACCGACTCACTGGCGGTGCAGTCGGTTCCGACGACGAGGAGTCGATAGCCGACGACCGCGAACACGGGACGGACGACGGCGGAGTCCCACTCGCCGCCGACACGGAGGATCGCGATTCCGAGGAGGACGGGGCCGATGCCGCGGACGGGGAGCCCGAAGGTGAGGGAACCGACGGGGGTGACGCCAGAGTCGACGACACCGAGGAACCAGCGTCGGACGACGCGTAGCCGGAAACGGTGGACCACGGGGGGCCAGTTCTGGGTGGCTTTTTGCCCGCTCGCGCCCATCGTTAGGTATGGATCTGCTCGACGAGGGGATCGTCCCCGAGCACGCACGCGAGGCGAAAGCCGAGGCCAGAGCGTTCGCGGAGGACGAGATCATGCCCGTCGCCGCCGAGAAGTTCGACGCCGGCGAGTACCCGTGGGACGTGCTGGAGGCCGGGATGGACGCCGGGCTCGTCGCCGCCGATCTGCCCGAGGAGCTGGGCGGGCGGGGGTTCGACATCCAGCAGATCCTCGCGATCGCCGAGGAGTTCTACCGCGCCGACGCGGGGATCGGGCTGACGCTGATGCTCGCCTCCTTCGGCTGTGAGCTGGTCGAACAGTACGGCAGCGAGGCCCAACACGAGGAGTACCTCCGGCCGGTCGCCCAGAACGACCAGATATCCGGGCTCGCCGTCTCCGAGCCCGACACCGGCTCCGACCTCGCGGGGATGAGCACCAGCGCCGAGAAGGAGGGCGACGAGTGGGTGCTCAACGGCGAGAAGTACTGGGTCGGCAACGCCGTCGAGGCCGACTGGCTCACCGTCTACGCCAAGACCGGCGACCGCGACGACCGCTACGGCAACTACTCGCTGTTCATCGTCCCGACGGACGCCCCGGGGTACGAGGCCGAACACATCCCCGAGAAGATGGGGATGCGCGCCTCCAAGCAGGGCCACATCGTCTTCGACGACTGTCGGATCCCCGAGGAGAACCTCGTCGGCACCGAGGGCGGCGGCTTCTACGCGCTGGCGGACTTCTTCAACCACGGCCGCGTCGTCGTCGGCGGCCACGGGCTGGGGATCGCCGCCGCCGCGATCGAAGAGGCCGAGGCGTTCGTCCACGAGCGCGAAGGGTTCGGTCGCAACATCAACGAGTTCCAGTCGGTTCAGCACATCCTCGCGGACATGCAGACGGAGTTCCGCGCGGCCCGCGCGCTGAACTGGCAGGCCGCCGAGAAGGTGAAGAACCACGACAACCCCGGCTACTGGGCGGCGATGGCCAAGACCAAGTCGACCGAGGTCGCCGTCGACGTGGCCGAGCGTGGGATGCAGCTCCACGGCGGCCGCTCGATCTTCACGGACCGCCGGATCGCCCGGGCGTACCGCGACGCCCGCATCCCCGTGATCTACGAGGGGGCCAACGAGATCCAGCGGAATCTGATCTACCGACAGACGCCGCGGTAGGCCTCACCCGCCGCTTCTCATACGCCGAGCTCGCCCTGCACGATCTCGATCCCGTCCTCCACGGCTGCCATCGTCACCGAACGGTCGCGCTCGACGGAGAACAGACAGCCCTGTTTCGGCCCGTCGGCGACCCTGACCACCCACGAGCGTTCGAACGTCCGGACGACCGCTTCCAGGCTCCCCAGCCGGAACGACGACTCGACGGCCGGCGCGTCGAGCTGGTGGACGATGGTGTTGTCGACGAGCGTCCTGATCTCGTCGTCGCTGTACTGTGCGGCCACGTCGTCCCGGAGGGAGTGATCGAACTCCCCGCTGTCGTACCTGATCACCCCACGGAGTGCGGTCCCGAGCCGATCCGCGAGGGCGGCGTGGATCGTCCCGGCGTCGATATCCCCCATAGCGCCGACTGTTGCCGTAGGGGCAAAAAGCTCCGTATCCCCGGCGCGGCCCGGAGAAAGAACTACGGTGGTTCCCACGTCCCGTAGGGCATGGACAGGCTCACCGGCGGCGAGGCAGTCGTCGCACAGCTCGAATGCGAGGGTGTCGACGTGGCCTTCGGGATCCCGGGCGTTCACACGCTGGAGATCTACGACGCGCTGCTCGACAGCGGGATCGACCACGTCACTACCCGGCACGAGCAGGGCGCGGGGTTCGGCGCCGACGGCTACGCGCGGGCGACCGGCCGCGTCGGCGTCTGCTTCGTCATCACCGGCCCCGGGCTCACCAACGTCGCGACCGCGGTGGGGCAGGCGTACTCCGACTCCTCGCCGATGCTGGTGCTCTCCACGACGAACGCGACCAACGAGGCCGACCGCGGGAAGGGCCACCTTCACGAGCTCAAAGACCAGCGGGGCGTGATGGAGTCGATCGCCGCCGAGAGCTACCACGTCGACCGCGTCGCTGACGTGCCGGAGACGATCGCCGACGCGTTCGACTACCTCGACCGACACCGACCCCGTCCCGTTCACGTCCAGATCCCGACGGACGTGCTCGAACGCGCGGAGCCGGTCGAACTGATCGACCGCACCCCCACCGAGCCGCCGGGGCCGGACGCCGAGCGCATCGACGAGGCGGCCGGGATGCTCGCCGATGCGGAGCGTCCCCTGCTCGTCGTCGGTGGTGGCACCGTCGACGCCGCCGACTCGGTGCGCGCGTTCGTCGAGGAGGCCGATATTCCCGTGATCACTACGGCCGCGGGGAAAGGCGTCGTCCCCGCGGAGCACGACTGCTGTGTCGCGACGGCGCTGGGCCACGAGCCCGCGGCCGAGTTCGTCGCAAGCCGCGATCTCGTGCTCGCGGTCGGGACGGAGCTGAGCGCACAGGACTCGGGCGACACTCCGTTCCCCGACGAACTGATCCACGTCGACATCGACCCGACGGATATCGGGAACAACCACGAGACTGCGCTGGGAATCGTCGGCGACGCGGGCGAAACGCTCGACGCGCTCACCGAACGGGCGAGCGAGCGCGGCCTCTCCTTCGACGGCCCGACCGAGGCCGCCGACGCGGGGCCGGATCCACTCTCGATCGGCGACGAGGACGACCGACTCCACCTGCTTGCGGTGCTGCGGGAGGCGCTCGACGACGACGCGGTGGTCGTCAACGACATGACGAAGGTGAGCTACGCCGCGCGGACGCGGTTCCCGACCGGCGCGCCGCGGTCGTTCCTGTTCCCCCGCGGGTTCGGCACGCTGGGGTTCAGCCCGCCCGCGGCGTTCGGTGCCGCGATCGGCAGCGATCGACAGGTGGTGTCGCTGGTCGGCGACGGCGGCTCGCTGTTCACGATCGGCGACCTCGCGACCGCGGTGCAGTACGAGCTCGGCGTGCCGATCGTTCTCTGTAACGACGACTCCTACGACATCCTCGAGGACGTCCAGCGCCGGGACTACGGGCGGACGATGGCCACCGACATCGAGAACCCCGACTTCGTCGAGATGGCGGAGAGTTTCGGCGCCGCCGCACGGCGGATCGAGTTCGGCGACGTGGCCGACGAGCTGCCCGGCGCGCTCGCGGCGGCGTTCGACCGCGATCGGCCGACGCTGATCGAGGTGCCCGTAGAGTTCTGACAACGCTGAAGAGCCCCCGGCCGCATGGGCACCTATGCGACTGCAGGAGTACTGGGGCGTCGGCCCGAAGACGGCCGAACTGCTCGAAACCGAGTTGGGCGTCGAGCGCGCCGTTCGCGCCATCGAGTCCGCGGACGTGAGCACGCTCGTCGACGCGGGGCTCCCGCGCGGCCGGGCGACGCGCATCCTCCGGCGGGCCACGGGCGCGGCCGGGCTGGACACGCTGGGCACCGGCGACGCCCGCGACGTGTACGGCGACCTGCTCGAACTGGCCGCGGGCGAGGCACTGACCGGCGGCGCCGCTGACCGGATCCGCGTGCTCACGCCGCTGGCGAGCCACGAGGCCGCCGACGAACGGCTGGACCGCATCGATCAGGCACGCGAGGTGTGGACCGACCTCGGCGAGGACGACCGGGAACGCGTGATCGGGGCGTTCGCGAGCTACGACGAGGCCGGCGGCGGCCGTCGCGCGGCCGTCGATGCCGCGCTGGAACTCCGTCGCGCGGGCACGAACGAGAGCGGCCCGTTCGACCGGCTGGCCGAACTGGACGCCGACGCGCTCGAAGCCGCCGTCGACGCGCTGGCGGCTGTCGAGGGCGAATTCGGCGACGGCGACGAGCCACTGTCGGTCGGGGCGGGCGCCGACGAGCGCCTCGACGAGCTCCGGACCCAGCTCGCCGCCGCGAGGCGGCTGGACGACGCCGCGCTCGACGTGTTGGAGACCGTCCGCGGGCAGGGCGTCCGGTCGCTGGAGGCGTTCCAGAGCGCGGTGATCTCCTACGTCGCCGAGGAGACCGGCGTGACCGCGAGCGAAGTCCGGTCGGTCGCGCCCGACGAGGCCCGCGACGAGACGGATTTCGTCTCCGCGACGCTTCGTGCGCTGGTCGGCGACCTGGAGGGGCAGGTCGCGGATCGCGAGGCGACCGTGGCGGCCGATCTCCGGGAGACGTTGGACGACGCCGGCGAGGGGATCGAGGCCGCGGTCGACGCGGTCGACGAACTCGCCTTCGACCTCTCGCTCGCGCGCTTCGCCGCGAGCCACGACCTCACGCGGCCGACGCTGGTCGAGGACGGGCTCGCAGTTCGGGGCGCACGAAACCTCTTCATCGACGGCGACGTCCAGCCGGTCACCTACGGCGTCGGGACGCACTCCGTCGACGGCGGCCGAGACGCGACGGGCGAAGCGGCGCCCGACCCGCCCTCTGGCGACCGTGTGACGGTGCTAACGGGGGCGAACTCCGGCGGGAAGACGACGCTGCTGGAGACGCTCTGTGGCGTGGCGCTGTTGGCGGCGATGGGGCTGCCCGTCCCAGCCGAGCGCGCGGAGGTCGGGCGGTTCGACACGGTCGTGTTCCACCGCCGCCACGCCTCGTTCAACGCGGGCGTACTGGAGTCGACGCTGCGCTCGGTCGTGCCGCCGCTGACTGGCGAAGGGCGAGCGCTGATGCTGGTCGACGAGTTCGAGGCGATCACCGAGCCCGGCCGGGCGGCTGACCTGCTGAACGGGCTGGTCGACCTGACCGTCGACCGCGGCGCGCTGGGCGTGTTCGTCACCCACCTCGCGGAGGATCTCTCGCCGCTGCCCGATACCGCCCGCATCGACGGCATCTTCGCCGAGGGGCTGACCGACGACCTCGGCCTGCGCGTCGACTACCAGCCCCGGTTCGGCACCGTCGGGCGCTCGACGCCGGAGTTCATCGTCTCGCGGCTGGTCGCGAACGCCGGCGACCGCGACGAGCGCGCGGCGTTCCGCTCGCTGGCGGCCGCGGTGGGAGAGGAGGCGGTCCAGCGGACGCTGTCGGACGCGGAGTGGCAGGGTTAGCGCCGGAGCAGCACCAGCGCGAGCCCGCCGCCGCCGAGTACGATCGCGGCGCTGACGAGCAGCCCGGTCACGTCGCCGCCCCCGGTGGGCGCGTCGGTCGGCGTCGCCGAGTCGGTCGCCGTCGGCTCGGCCTCGGAGACGAACAGCGTCCCCGTGTCGGTGGTGCCGTCCGCGCCACCGGCCGCGACTTCGAGGCTGTACTCGCCCGCGTCGAGTGCGGCGGGGACAGTGCCCTCAGAGTTGACAGTGATCTCGTCGCCGCTGGAGACGCTGACGGTCTCGCCCTCGCGGCCGGCGAGCTCGGTGTCGAAGTAGACGGTTGCGGTGCCGTCGCCGTCGGCGTCACGGACCTGCAGATCGAGCTCGTAGCCCGCGCGCTCGCTGCCGACGGTGACGTCGGCGGTGTCGGTTCCGTCGAACCGGAGTTCGATCCCGGCCACGTCACCGCGGAGGGTGTCGACCACCGACTCCGTCAGTTCGACGGTCGGCCCGTCCTCGGAGTCGTTCGAGGCGGGCGTCTCCGTCGTCGTCTGTTCGGGAATCGGCGTCGGCGTGTCGCTGGGCGGCGTCTCCGCGCAGTCGCCGTCGCACAGGATTACCTCACCGTCCGCGTTGGCCGAGTGTGTCCCGTCCTCGGTGCTGGCTTCGACGCTGAACGTCGCCCCTGCGTCGAGGAACGAGAAGTTGAACGCGGTCGCCCACGTGCCGTCCTCGGTCACGACCGCGGTCGAGGTGCGGAAGAACCGCGGCTGGGTGTCGCCGGTCGACTGGAGGGAGACGACGATCTCGGTCCCGGTCGGCTCCGCGGCGGTGCCGGAGACGACCTGCGTGCTGCCGTTGGCGACCGTCACCGCGTCGCCCTCGTAGTCGATGGTGACGTCGTCGTCGGGTTCGGGTGTTGGCTCGACGCAGTCGCCGTCACAGGCGACGATCTCGCCGGTCGCGTTGGCCGTCGAATCGCCCGCCTCGACGGTCACGTTGAACGTCCCGCCGGCGGTCTGCTCCGAGAAGTCGAACGTGGCGCTCCACGTGCCGTTCCCGTCGACGGTCGGGGACTTGGTCTTGAGAAACTTCGGCTGGGTGTCGCCAGTCGCGCGGGTCCGGACCTCGACGGACTCGCCCTCGGCCACGTCGGCCGTGCCGGAGATCGTCTGGGCGCTGCCGTTCGCGACGGTGACCGACTCGCCCTCGTAGTCGATGCTGACACCGTCTGTCGTCTGCGTGGCGGTAGCGGCCGGTGCGGCGAGCGTCGGTAGTAGCACCGAGAGCGCCACGAGGCCGGCGAGGGCAACGGCACGGCGCTGTCCGTTCATCGGTCCCACCTCCGTTGTTGGCGGGTAGTCGGAGTGTCCGGTTCGGGTGTCGTCCGTAGCGATGCCGTGGAGGGCATACGCGAACCGTGGGCCCGGTTTACTGAAAAACGGCCGATAGCTTCGACGCGGTTTTACGCTACTGACACCGTTCGGAGGGTTGATAGCTCCGCGGGCCGTTCGGCCGCCGATGGCGCCTCGCTTTTCCACCCCGCGACTCAGCCGCCGTCGGGCGATGACGGTCGCTGGCGGCGCCGTCGCTGCGGCGCTAGCGACGGTGGGAACTCCGGACCGGTCCGAGGGGACGGAGCCGTTCACTGAGGGATCGACCCCCCTCGAACAGATCCACAGCATCGGCATTACTGGGGAGGACGTCCGTGTCGGGGTACTCGACCCGACCGGCTTCGACCCCGAGCACCCCGCGCTGGTGGACGCCGTGACCGGGCTGCGGGCGTTCGACGGCTCCCCCGTGGTCGTCGACGACGCCAGCCACGGCACCGAGGCGGCGGCGACGGTCGCCCGCGCCGCGCCCGATGCGGCCCTGTTGCTCGCGACGTTCGAGCGCGCGTCGGGGTTCGAGCGCGGACTCGACTGGTTCCGGGAGATGGGCGTCGACGTGGTGCTCGCGCCCGTCGCGGCCCACGGCGCGGCCGCGGTCGGTGACAGTCCGGTGAACCGCGCCGCGGAAGCGGCAGTCGAGGCGGGCGTTACACTCGTCGCGCCGACGGGGAACGCGGCGCGGGGCCACTGGCAGGGGCCGCTAGGAGCGATCGCGTCGACCGGGGATTCGCTGACGCTACTGGACCTGGAGTCACGCGCCGCGGACGAGCCGCCGGTTGGGAGTCTTACGGTCTGGCTGGGCTGTCGGGCCCCCGATCCGCCGGCGCTCTCGCTCGCGCTCATCCGCCGGACACAGACCGGCGACGGCCGACAGCTGATCGCGCTCTCTCAGTCCGAGCGGCCGGGGCTGGAACGGCTGACGGCCGAACTCGAGCCCGGGCGGTACGCACTGGAGCTCAGGCTCCCGGACCGATCGAGCGTCCCCGAGGGGTTCGCGACGGCACCCGTCTCGATGAGGGCGCCGGGCTACCGACTCTCCCCTGCGCGGCCGGCCGGGAGCGTCGCCGCGCCCGCCAGCGCGCCGGGGGTCGTCGGCGTTGGTTCACGCAAGGAGGGGGGCGCCGCAGCCTACAGCGGACGCGGGCCGACACCGGACGGCGGCTTCGGAGTCGATCTCGTCGCCGAACCCCGACCCTGGCCGACGGTCGAGGACCCCGGAACCTCCGGTGCGGCCGCACAGGTCGCCGGAGTGGCGGCGTTAGTCGCCGACACACGCGGGGACGAGGCGGCGAGGGAGCGCGTCGGAGGAATTCTCCGGGCGACGGCGACCTCGATGAGCGACGACGACGGCCCGACGTTCACGACCGGACACGGCGTCGTCGACCCGCTGGCGGCGGTCCGCCGGGCGCGCGGAACCGACTAAAACGACGTTTTAAGCGACACCGGGATTGATGTGGCCGCTGCTCCCAGTACCGATATGTCGTCCCCGATCGCCCGGCTCGGCTCGAAGTCGTTCGGTAGCGAAGCCGAGCCGACAGTCGTCGACGTGAACGGCGACGACGCCGACACGGTGCTGGACGCGCTGAGCTCCGACACCGCGCGGGCGCTGTACTGCGAGATCAACGAGGAGCCCGCCCCGCCGTCGGTGCTCGCGCGGCGGCTCGACAGCTCGGTTCAGAACGTCCACTACCACCTCTCGAACCTCGAGTC from Halolamina sediminis encodes:
- a CDS encoding BGTF surface domain-containing protein, coding for MNGQRRAVALAGLVALSVLLPTLAAPAATATQTTDGVSIDYEGESVTVANGSAQTISGTADVAEGESVEVRTRATGDTQPKFLKTKSPTVDGNGTWSATFDFSEQTAGGTFNVTVEAGDSTANATGEIVACDGDCVEPTPEPDDDVTIDYEGDAVTVANGSTQVVSGTAAEPTGTEIVVSLQSTGDTQPRFFRTSTAVVTEDGTWATAFNFSFLDAGATFSVEASTEDGTHSANADGEVILCDGDCAETPPSDTPTPIPEQTTTETPASNDSEDGPTVELTESVVDTLRGDVAGIELRFDGTDTADVTVGSERAGYELDLQVRDADGDGTATVYFDTELAGREGETVSVSSGDEITVNSEGTVPAALDAGEYSLEVAAGGADGTTDTGTLFVSEAEPTATDSATPTDAPTGGGDVTGLLVSAAIVLGGGGLALVLLRR
- a CDS encoding S8 family serine peptidase, coding for MTVAGGAVAAALATVGTPDRSEGTEPFTEGSTPLEQIHSIGITGEDVRVGVLDPTGFDPEHPALVDAVTGLRAFDGSPVVVDDASHGTEAAATVARAAPDAALLLATFERASGFERGLDWFREMGVDVVLAPVAAHGAAAVGDSPVNRAAEAAVEAGVTLVAPTGNAARGHWQGPLGAIASTGDSLTLLDLESRAADEPPVGSLTVWLGCRAPDPPALSLALIRRTQTGDGRQLIALSQSERPGLERLTAELEPGRYALELRLPDRSSVPEGFATAPVSMRAPGYRLSPARPAGSVAAPASAPGVVGVGSRKEGGAAAYSGRGPTPDGGFGVDLVAEPRPWPTVEDPGTSGAAAQVAGVAALVADTRGDEAARERVGGILRATATSMSDDDGPTFTTGHGVVDPLAAVRRARGTD